In Tumebacillus amylolyticus, a single window of DNA contains:
- a CDS encoding nitroreductase family protein — protein MNVLDAILTRRNVKQFKPDPVPRDKVQEWLHAASFAPNHRMTQPWEILWIGPETRAQIPHKNNFGGAPTLLAVLSTPAHTSVDRDEHYAAVSCFLQNFMLAAHAEGVGTGWSSAGLSEKVRHILGVQPGYEVVGIIPVGYPEAEPAPKERAPIVTKIKDLP, from the coding sequence GTGAACGTTCTTGACGCGATCCTGACCCGTCGCAACGTAAAACAATTCAAACCGGACCCCGTTCCCCGTGATAAAGTGCAGGAATGGTTGCACGCCGCTTCCTTTGCCCCGAACCATCGGATGACCCAACCGTGGGAAATTCTCTGGATCGGTCCGGAAACACGCGCCCAAATCCCGCACAAAAACAACTTCGGCGGTGCCCCCACCCTGCTCGCCGTGCTCTCGACGCCCGCCCACACATCCGTAGACCGCGACGAGCACTATGCCGCCGTCTCCTGCTTTCTCCAGAACTTCATGTTGGCGGCCCATGCGGAGGGCGTCGGCACCGGCTGGTCGTCCGCCGGCCTCTCGGAAAAAGTCCGCCACATTCTGGGCGTCCAACCGGGCTACGAAGTCGTCGGCATCATCCCCGTCGGCTATCCCGAAGCAGAACCTGCTCCCAAAGAGCGTGCGCCCATCGTTACCAAGATCAAAGACCTGCCGTAA
- a CDS encoding molybdopterin-dependent oxidoreductase, translating into MSSTTEFLVQVRGLVTREANLQYSDFTEGPLSPHLDVHPIVPQFTGIATPISSLFEMVSPLSESTHVIFHASDEFQATIPLEELQHALLLFQQDEKPLKKGFPVRLIVPNGSSECLNVKSVVKIEFVHHTEPEEKATFGFKNLVAPTEL; encoded by the coding sequence ATGTCTTCTACAACCGAATTTCTCGTACAAGTGCGTGGTCTGGTCACACGTGAAGCCAACTTGCAATATTCTGACTTCACGGAGGGACCACTGAGTCCGCATCTGGATGTACATCCAATTGTACCTCAGTTTACGGGAATTGCGACTCCCATTTCTTCGCTTTTCGAAATGGTTTCTCCGCTTTCCGAGAGCACACACGTTATTTTTCACGCTAGCGACGAATTTCAAGCCACGATTCCACTTGAAGAACTTCAACATGCGCTCCTGCTCTTCCAACAAGACGAGAAGCCGTTGAAAAAAGGCTTCCCCGTGCGCCTGATCGTCCCGAACGGGTCGAGCGAATGCTTGAACGTCAAATCGGTCGTCAAAATCGAGTTCGTCCACCATACAGAGCCCGAAGAGAAAGCGACATTCGGTTTCAAAAACCTCGTCGCACCGACCGAGTTGTAG
- a CDS encoding MFS transporter → MQLWKRNLLVLWFANFTVMAGMSLVMPFLPLYIKDLGVTDPEELTKWAGLVFSATFMASAIFAPIWGALSDKTGRKVMLLRSSLGMAVVMALMGFTTDVTQLFFLRLAMGVVSGFIPAAVSLMATNTPKEHVGYALGTLATGGVSGQIIGPLMGGVLANFLGFRHVFLVTAGLLLTATLIVFLLVKEEFKVPAKKADVAANGLTPAKKSRLGGLVTEIRKLKPVWPMFVVAFLITFSMMMIDPLMSVYVSQLSPNSQNVALLAGMVTASTGLANILFSPRLGKLGDRIGYKRVLLLALCGAALMYLPQAFVTAPWQLMICRFGLGMCMGGLMPQVNSLLRSVAPTEMQGRIFGYSTSAMFIGNLCGPNVGGYIGGHFGISTLFFVSCTFLLVNAVWLRFVVPDPRPELVKTA, encoded by the coding sequence ATGCAACTTTGGAAACGCAATCTGTTGGTGCTGTGGTTCGCCAACTTCACCGTCATGGCCGGGATGAGCCTCGTCATGCCCTTTTTGCCTCTCTACATAAAGGATCTCGGGGTGACCGATCCGGAGGAGTTGACGAAATGGGCGGGCTTGGTGTTCTCCGCCACGTTTATGGCGTCGGCGATCTTTGCCCCGATCTGGGGGGCACTGTCTGACAAAACCGGGCGCAAAGTGATGTTGCTTCGCTCGTCTCTTGGCATGGCGGTCGTCATGGCACTTATGGGGTTCACGACCGATGTGACGCAGTTGTTCTTTTTGCGTTTGGCCATGGGAGTTGTCTCCGGCTTCATCCCAGCGGCCGTGTCGCTGATGGCGACGAATACTCCGAAAGAGCATGTCGGCTATGCGCTGGGCACGTTGGCAACAGGCGGGGTGTCCGGGCAAATCATCGGTCCGCTGATGGGCGGCGTATTGGCGAACTTCCTCGGGTTCCGCCATGTCTTTCTCGTCACGGCAGGACTGCTGCTGACGGCCACGCTCATCGTGTTCCTCCTCGTCAAGGAAGAATTCAAAGTACCGGCGAAAAAAGCGGACGTGGCCGCAAACGGCCTCACTCCTGCCAAGAAAAGCCGCCTCGGCGGTCTCGTCACGGAAATTCGTAAATTAAAACCGGTGTGGCCGATGTTCGTCGTGGCGTTTCTGATCACGTTCTCGATGATGATGATCGACCCGCTGATGTCGGTGTATGTCTCGCAGTTGTCTCCAAACTCGCAGAACGTGGCACTGCTGGCGGGGATGGTAACCGCTTCAACGGGGCTTGCGAACATTTTGTTCTCCCCGCGACTCGGGAAACTTGGCGATCGCATCGGCTACAAGCGCGTGCTCTTGCTTGCTCTCTGCGGCGCGGCGCTGATGTACTTGCCGCAAGCTTTCGTCACCGCCCCGTGGCAGTTGATGATCTGTCGCTTCGGTCTTGGCATGTGCATGGGAGGTTTGATGCCGCAAGTCAACTCGTTGTTGCGCTCCGTGGCACCAACGGAGATGCAAGGGCGGATCTTTGGCTACAGCACATCCGCGATGTTCATCGGCAATTTATGCGGACCGAACGTCGGCGGGTATATTGGAGGCCATTTCGGCATCTCGACTTTGTTTTTTGTCTCCTGCACGTTCTTGCTCGTCAACGCCGTCTGGTTGCGCTTCGTCGTGCCGGACCCGCGTCCCGAATTGGTAAAAACGGCTTGA